The sequence AGCACTTTTTCCAGCAGTGTGCCTCAAAAGCAAACTTTATGCTACGGTCCTTGTGTTTCACCGGTGGGAGTTGAAAGAAGTCCCCACTGACAACCAGCTGCAACCCACCAAACACTTGATTGGTTCCTCTTATTTTCCTGGCTACATATTCTATTTTTTCCCGAAAGCTCGCCATCTATCATACTTATCTCGTCAATTATTAAGGCCTTTGCAGACATCCACCTTTTCAAGGCCACTGGACTGTTTCCAACATTGTCTGCCAATTTTGTTGCAGGTTCCTCCCCTAACTCGACCCCAGCAAAAGAATGCAACGTTCTACCCTTAAGTTCACATGCAGCAATCCCACTTGATGCAGTCACAAAAACAGAGGAAGGACCATGCAATTCAACAAGTACACTTACTGCAAACTTAAGCAAGTAACTCTTGCCAGTGCCTGCACATCCGGTCACAAACACAGACTTCCCCTGAGAGATGGCCTTCAGTACCCTCCACTGCTCGTCAGAAACTGTACCAAGCTTATATGCCCTTTTATCAAAATGGGtatgatcatcatcatcaatctcACATGCTACTTCATCCAATCCTTCAATTTTCATGCTTTCAGGCACCAATTTCCTCCATTCCTATTACTCCCAATTTTTGGTACAGTGCCATCCCAATTG is a genomic window of Cryptomeria japonica chromosome 7, Sugi_1.0, whole genome shotgun sequence containing:
- the LOC131052425 gene encoding ATP-dependent DNA helicase PIF1, yielding MKIEGLDEVACEIDDDDHTHFDKRAYKLGTVSDEQWRVLKAISQGKSVFVTGCAGTGKSYLLKFAVSVLVELHGPSSVFVTASSGIAACELKGRTLHSFAGVELGEEPATKLADNVGNSPVALKRWMSAKALIIDEISMIDGELSGKNRICSQENKRNQSSVWWVAAGCQWGLLSTPTGETQGP